From a region of the Oenanthe melanoleuca isolate GR-GAL-2019-014 unplaced genomic scaffold, OMel1.0 S150, whole genome shotgun sequence genome:
- the LOC130266697 gene encoding feather keratin Cos1-2-like: MSCNPCCQPCGPCPLANSCNECCVRQCQSSHVAIEPPVVLVTLPGPILSSFPQNTAVGSSTSAAIGNILSCGGVPISSGGFDLSCITSCYGGSRCRPC; the protein is encoded by the coding sequence ATGTCCTGCAAcccttgctgccagccctgtggcccctgcccgctggccaacagctgcaatgagtgctgtgtcaggcagtgccagagctcccaCGTGGCCATTGAGCCGCCTGTTGTGCTGGTGACCCTGCCcggccccatcctcagctccttcccacagaacactgccgtgggatcctccacctctgctgccattggcaACATCCTCAGCTGTGGTGGAGTGCCCATCAGCTCCGGGGGCTTTGACCTCTCCTGCATCACCAGCTGCTATGGTGGCAGCAGATGCCGTCCCTGCTAa